Proteins encoded together in one Quercus lobata isolate SW786 chromosome 3, ValleyOak3.0 Primary Assembly, whole genome shotgun sequence window:
- the LOC115978725 gene encoding formin-2-like has translation MADPNRPGHPPAPAHGRYPPPPPPVPAYGSVYPPAPLYGGGYPPAHGYGDYPPAPAYGGYPPPPAPAYGSVYLPAPLYGGGYPPAHAYGGYPPAHAYGGYPPARAYGGYQNRPIIPGIAAAAGIAAAGIGAAITDNLFDFHHHHHHHLFANGDSDSYGDGDGDGDGDGDDF, from the coding sequence ATGGCTGACCCAAATAGACCTGGTCACCCACCTGCACCGGCTCATGGCAGAtatccacctccacctccacctgtACCGGCTTATGGCAGTGTGTACCCACCTGCACCTCTTTATGGTGGCGGATACCCACCTGCTCATGGTTATGGTGATTACCCACCTGCGCCGGCTTATGGCGGATATCCACCTCCACCTGCACCGGCTTATGGCAGTGTGTACCTACCTGCACCTCTTTATGGCGGTGGATATCCACCTGCTCATGCTTATGGTGGATACCCACCTGCTCATGCTTATGGTGGGTACCCACCTGCGCGGGCTTATGGTGGGTATCAGAATCGTCCTATCATTCCTGGAATTGCGGCGGCGGCTGGAATTGCGGCGGCTGGGATCGGGGCTGCAATCACTGataatttgtttgattttcaccatcaccatcaccatcattTGTTTGCTAATGGTGATAGTGATAGttatggtgatggtgatggtgatggtgatggtgatggtgacGATTTCTGA